DNA sequence from the Oceanipulchritudo coccoides genome:
TCCTCGCCATACTCATCATAATCGGCTATCAAATGAATTCCAAATCCCCTGATTATCCCGCCTCCAATTTGCACACGGATGACTACGAGCCGGACAAGGAATGGAAGCTGGTCTGGGCAGACGAATTTGAGGGCGATACCCTCAACCCGGACAACTGGAACCGGCAAGTCGTGAAGGCGGGCCGGTTCAACAAGGAATGGCAGGCCTATACGGACAGCGTGGACAATGCCTACGTCGAGGAGGGCTGCCTCGTCATCAAGGCGATCCATCACGGCGATTGGCACGGGCGCGACCAGTACAGCTCCGCGCGGTTAAACACCGCTGGCAAGCAGGCATGGAAGTATGGCAAGGTGGCGGCCCGCATCCAACTCCCCCACGGCAAGGGGATGTGGCCGGCCTTCTGGATGCTCGGGACAAACTGCGATGAGAATGGTGGCGATACGCCATGGCCGTTCTGCGGGGAAATCGACATCATGGAGATGTATGGAAGCAAGAACGATGCTGTGGTTGAGGCGAACATCCACTTTGCCGACATGGAAGATAAGCACGAAATGCTGGAGGCCATCCCTTTCGAATTAGAAAAGGGCATCTTCGCTGACCGGTTCCATGTCTTCGAGGTTGAGTGGGATCAGGAAGCAATCACCTGGAAGATGGATGGTGAAACTTACGCCACCGTCGACATTTCAACAGAGGACAAAAGAGAGTTTCATCAGGAGTATTTTATCCTCCTGAACATTGCCGTTGGCGGTGCATGGGCCGGGCGCCCCGACGCCACGACCCCGTTCCCCCAGTTCATGTATGTCGACTGGGTCCGCGTGTACCAGAAGGATTAGGGCGTCATTGATTCAGGGAGGCGACAGTGCGCCTCAGCTCCGTGCGCGGCTGAGCATGATCTGGTTGCCGTCGGTATCCTCACACATGGCCAGATGCGGCGGTTCGCCATTCTCGGGTTGAGGCTCGCGCGCGCACTTGCCGCCGGCCGCAATGACCTCGGCCGCACCTGCAACCACATCCGCCACTTGGAAGGTCAGGCCGGTCCAGGTTTGCTTGCCTTCCCCGCCCCCATGGATCGCGATCAGGCCGCCCGCGACCGACAATTCCGTGATGTGCGG
Encoded proteins:
- a CDS encoding glycoside hydrolase family 16 protein, yielding MANRKSLILLLGVLAILIIIGYQMNSKSPDYPASNLHTDDYEPDKEWKLVWADEFEGDTLNPDNWNRQVVKAGRFNKEWQAYTDSVDNAYVEEGCLVIKAIHHGDWHGRDQYSSARLNTAGKQAWKYGKVAARIQLPHGKGMWPAFWMLGTNCDENGGDTPWPFCGEIDIMEMYGSKNDAVVEANIHFADMEDKHEMLEAIPFELEKGIFADRFHVFEVEWDQEAITWKMDGETYATVDISTEDKREFHQEYFILLNIAVGGAWAGRPDATTPFPQFMYVDWVRVYQKD
- a CDS encoding VOC family protein, whose amino-acid sequence is MVASLLESWRLFSMQVEKLKVTIWAADAARAANFYQTVFGASISRQNPHITELSVAGGLIAIHGGGEGKQTWTGLTFQVADVVAGAAEVIAAGGKCAREPQPENGEPPHLAMCEDTDGNQIMLSRARS